A DNA window from Gemmatimonadota bacterium contains the following coding sequences:
- a CDS encoding DUF512 domain-containing protein, with product MDVIRGAQVEGRRSVERVDTGLQIRLVHPDGIGDAIGLQRGDVVETINGHPVRDPIDYRFYMGEEDVSATVRRGEDRFLFEIEKDIEDDLGVDFEDMPILKCDNKCVFCFLHQMPKGLRKTLYYQDDDYRLSFLHGAYVTLTNLSEDEFQRIIDQKLSPMYISVHATDPKLRAELLGRGRATPVLDRIDILGKHGIQMHAQVVLCPGINDGRALKQTVFDLAARHPRVESLGVVPLGLTKFRKNLPRLNPVTHTDAAMAIREITAWQDMFKKRLGTRFVYLGDEMYLLTGQSVPLRSEYDGFPLVENGIGMVRRFIDGFENRIEELDNLALPPQRFVLVTGMLGMHFLDTMVKRLNQISWIDARVVPVVNHFLGEGITVSGLLSGNDIGRALIDARIRSDETVLLPPNCLNHNGLFLDDLLLKDLEQKVGCRAVVGTYDMVETIQNAVGGVSAFVGAGSEVVAHPYISSHQMEN from the coding sequence ATGGATGTTATAAGAGGGGCACAGGTCGAGGGTCGGCGCAGTGTTGAACGCGTCGATACCGGTTTGCAAATCCGTTTGGTACATCCCGATGGGATTGGAGATGCAATTGGGTTGCAGCGCGGCGATGTCGTAGAAACCATCAATGGACACCCCGTGCGCGATCCCATTGATTACCGTTTTTACATGGGCGAAGAAGACGTGTCGGCCACAGTGCGGCGAGGCGAGGATCGATTTTTATTTGAAATTGAAAAAGATATTGAAGACGATTTGGGCGTGGATTTTGAAGATATGCCCATTCTCAAGTGTGATAACAAGTGTGTTTTTTGCTTTTTGCATCAAATGCCCAAAGGTCTGCGCAAGACCCTGTATTACCAGGATGACGACTATCGCTTGTCTTTTTTACACGGGGCTTATGTCACACTGACAAACCTGTCTGAGGATGAATTTCAGCGCATTATTGACCAGAAATTGAGCCCAATGTACATCTCGGTTCACGCCACGGATCCCAAATTGCGAGCGGAATTGCTCGGTCGCGGGCGGGCAACACCTGTTTTGGATCGGATTGATATTCTGGGCAAACATGGGATTCAGATGCACGCACAAGTGGTCTTGTGCCCGGGTATTAATGATGGTCGGGCACTCAAACAGACGGTTTTTGATCTTGCAGCGCGGCATCCGCGCGTTGAATCCCTGGGTGTTGTGCCACTGGGATTGACTAAATTTCGCAAAAATCTTCCCAGGTTGAATCCCGTAACACACACCGATGCTGCTATGGCAATCCGCGAGATAACAGCATGGCAGGATATGTTTAAAAAACGCCTGGGCACGCGCTTTGTATATTTGGGCGATGAAATGTATTTGTTGACGGGCCAGTCTGTGCCGCTGCGGTCTGAATACGATGGATTTCCGCTTGTCGAAAACGGAATCGGCATGGTTCGCCGCTTTATAGATGGATTTGAGAATCGGATTGAAGAACTCGATAATTTGGCATTGCCACCGCAGCGCTTTGTACTCGTAACGGGTATGCTGGGGATGCATTTTTTGGATACAATGGTCAAACGTTTGAACCAAATCTCGTGGATTGATGCCCGTGTTGTACCTGTGGTCAATCACTTTCTTGGAGAAGGAATAACAGTTTCTGGATTGCTGTCGGGCAACGATATTGGTCGCGCACTTATAGATGCCCGTATCAGAAGCGATGAGACTGTTCTTTTACCTCCCAACTGCCTGAATCACAATGGATTATTTTTAGATGATTTATTGCTCAAAGACCTGGAGCAAAAGGTGGGGTGTCGGGCTGTTGTGGGCACTTACGATATGGTGGAGACCATTCAAAATGCCGTCGGTGGTGTATCTGCTTTTGTGGGTGCAGGCAGTGAGGTTGTGGCGCATCCGTATATTTCGTCACATCAGATGGAGAATTAG